In Homo sapiens chromosome 11, GRCh38.p14 Primary Assembly, one DNA window encodes the following:
- the TRIM68 gene encoding E3 ubiquitin-protein ligase TRIM68 isoform 1 (isoform 1 is encoded by transcript variant 1): MDPTALVEAIVEEVACPICMTFLREPMSIDCGHSFCHSCLSGLWEIPGESQNWGYTCPLCRAPVQPRNLRPNWQLANVVEKVRLLRLHPGMGLKGDLCERHGEKLKMFCKEDVLIMCEACSQSPEHEAHSVVPMEDVAWEYKWELHEALEHLKKEQEEAWKLEVGERKRTATWKIQVETRKQSIVWEFEKYQRLLEKKQPPHRQLGAEVAAALASLQREAAETMQKLELNHSELIQQSQVLWRMIAELKERSQRPVRWMLQDIQEVLNRSKSWSLQQPEPISLELKTDCRVLGLREILKTYAADVRLDPDTAYSRLIVSEDRKRVHYGDTNQKLPDNPERFYRYNIVLGSQCISSGRHYWEVEVGDRSEWGLGVCKQNVDRKEVVYLSPHYGFWVIRLRKGNEYRAGTDEYPILSLPVPPRRVGIFVDYEAHDISFYNVTDCGSHIFTFPRYPFPGRLLPYFSPCYSIGTNNTAPLAICSLDGED, from the exons ATGGATCCCACAGCCTTGGTGGAAGCCATTGTGGAAGAAGTGGCCTGTCCCATCTGTATGACCTTCCTGAGGGAGCCCATGAGCATTGACTGTGGCCACAGCTTCTGCCACAGCTGTCTCTCTGGACTCTGGGAGATCCCAGGAGAATCCCAGAACTGGGGTTACACCTGTCCCCTCTGTCGAGCTCCTGTCCAGCCAAGGAACCTGCGGCCTAATTGGCAGCTGGCCAATGTTGTAGAAAAAGTCCGTCTGCTAAGGCTACATCCAGGAATGGGGCTGAAGGGTGACCTGTGTGAGCGCCATGGGGAAAAGCTGAAGATGTTCTGCAAAGAGGATGTCTTGATAATGTGTGAGGCCTGCAGCCAGTCCCCAGAGCATGAGGCCCACAGTGTTGTGCCAATGGAGGATGTTGCCTGGGAGTACAAG TGGGAACTTCATGAGGCCCTCGAACATCTGAAGAAAGAGCAAGAAGAGGCCTGGAAGCTTGAAGTTGGTGAAAGGAAACGAACTGCCACCTGGAAG ATACAGGTGGAAACCCGAAAACAGAGTATTGTATGGGAGTTTGAAAAATACCAGCGATTACTAGAGAAAAAGCAGCCACCACATCGGCAGCTGGGGGCAGAGGTAGCAGCAGCTCTGGCCAGCCTACAGCGGGAGGCAGCGGAGACCATGCAGAAACTGGAGTTGAACCATAGCGAGCTCATCCAGCAGAGCCAGGTCCTGTGGAGGATGATTGCAGAGTTGAAAGAGAGGTCGCAGAGGCCTGTCCGCTGGATGTTGCAG gATATTCAGGAAGTGTTAAACAG GAGCAAATCTTGGAGCTTGCAGCAGCCAGAACCAATCTCCCTGGAGTTGAAGACAGATTGCCGTGTGCTGGGGCTAAGAGAGATCCTGAAGACTTATGCAG CTGATGTGCGCTTGGATCCAGATACTGCTTACTCCCGTCTCATCGTGTCTGAGGACAGAAAACGTGTGCACTATGGAGACACCAACCAGAAACTGCCAGACAATCCTGAGAGATTTTACCGCTATAATATCGTCCTGGGAAGCCAGTGCATCTCCTCAGGCCGGCActactgggaggtggaggtgggagacagGTCTGAGTGGGGCCTGGGAGTATGTAAGCAAAATGTAGACCGGAAGGAGGTGGTCTACTTATCCCCCCACTATGGATTCTGGGTGATAAGGCTGAGGAAGGGAAATGAGTACCGAGCAGGCACCGATGAGTACCCAATCCTGTCCTTGCCGGTCCCTCCTCGCCGGGTGGGAATCTTCGTGGATTATGAGGCCCATGACATTTCTTTCTACAATGTGACTGACTGTGGCTCCCACATCTTCACTTTCCCCCGCTATCCCTTCCCTGGGCGCCTCCTGCCCTATTTTAGTCCTTGCTACAGCATTGGAACCAACAACACTGCTCCTCTGGCCATCTGCTCCCTGGATGGGGAGGACTAA
- the TRIM68 gene encoding E3 ubiquitin-protein ligase TRIM68 isoform 2 (isoform 2 is encoded by transcript variant 2) produces MQKLELNHSELIQQSQVLWRMIAELKERSQRPVRWMLQDIQEVLNRSKSWSLQQPEPISLELKTDCRVLGLREILKTYAADVRLDPDTAYSRLIVSEDRKRVHYGDTNQKLPDNPERFYRYNIVLGSQCISSGRHYWEVEVGDRSEWGLGVCKQNVDRKEVVYLSPHYGFWVIRLRKGNEYRAGTDEYPILSLPVPPRRVGIFVDYEAHDISFYNVTDCGSHIFTFPRYPFPGRLLPYFSPCYSIGTNNTAPLAICSLDGED; encoded by the exons ATGCAGAAACTGGAGTTGAACCATAGCGAGCTCATCCAGCAGAGCCAGGTCCTGTGGAGGATGATTGCAGAGTTGAAAGAGAGGTCGCAGAGGCCTGTCCGCTGGATGTTGCAG gATATTCAGGAAGTGTTAAACAG GAGCAAATCTTGGAGCTTGCAGCAGCCAGAACCAATCTCCCTGGAGTTGAAGACAGATTGCCGTGTGCTGGGGCTAAGAGAGATCCTGAAGACTTATGCAG CTGATGTGCGCTTGGATCCAGATACTGCTTACTCCCGTCTCATCGTGTCTGAGGACAGAAAACGTGTGCACTATGGAGACACCAACCAGAAACTGCCAGACAATCCTGAGAGATTTTACCGCTATAATATCGTCCTGGGAAGCCAGTGCATCTCCTCAGGCCGGCActactgggaggtggaggtgggagacagGTCTGAGTGGGGCCTGGGAGTATGTAAGCAAAATGTAGACCGGAAGGAGGTGGTCTACTTATCCCCCCACTATGGATTCTGGGTGATAAGGCTGAGGAAGGGAAATGAGTACCGAGCAGGCACCGATGAGTACCCAATCCTGTCCTTGCCGGTCCCTCCTCGCCGGGTGGGAATCTTCGTGGATTATGAGGCCCATGACATTTCTTTCTACAATGTGACTGACTGTGGCTCCCACATCTTCACTTTCCCCCGCTATCCCTTCCCTGGGCGCCTCCTGCCCTATTTTAGTCCTTGCTACAGCATTGGAACCAACAACACTGCTCCTCTGGCCATCTGCTCCCTGGATGGGGAGGACTAA